A part of Streptomyces sp. RKAG293 genomic DNA contains:
- a CDS encoding DUF3846 domain-containing protein, with protein sequence MPATAMAVETFALWVSPTGRFRLLHWDTVATPDRALCCTTARPIDLTTQLIMWVDEDALLLDQPLNGPACALLSTYQALPSPYFGDIVFTGSTDAQGNILGLTQDQALMLVDRYLQRPALLPRPRRTT encoded by the coding sequence ATGCCCGCGACCGCCATGGCAGTGGAGACCTTCGCACTGTGGGTCTCGCCCACCGGTAGGTTCCGCTTGCTCCACTGGGACACCGTCGCCACTCCGGACCGCGCGCTGTGTTGCACCACCGCGCGGCCGATTGACCTCACCACCCAGCTGATCATGTGGGTCGATGAGGACGCCCTCCTCCTCGACCAGCCGCTGAACGGCCCCGCCTGCGCGCTCCTGAGCACCTACCAGGCTTTGCCTAGCCCGTACTTCGGGGACATCGTCTTCACCGGCTCCACGGACGCCCAGGGCAACATCCTCGGACTGACCCAAGACCAGGCCCTCATGCTGGTTGACCGCTATCTCCAGCGGCCCGCGCTCCTGCCCCGGCCGCGACGCACCACATGA